CTCGCGGTAGGCCTCGATCATCTGGTTGTGATGTTCCTGGGCCTTGTCCGCCAGTTCCGTGACCTTCTGGTGGTGCTGGGAGGCCTCGGAACGCACTTCCTCGGCTTCCTCGACGAGCTCCTCGAGATCCTCGTTCTGCTCGAGTTTCCCCTTGCGCTCCTCGTACTCCTCGCGCTTGGACTCGATCTTTTCGATGAGCTCCTTTTCCTCTTCGCTCGAGAGCACCTCGGTCTGCTGTTTGAACTCGAGCTGTTCGATCTCCTCCTCGAGTTCCTCTAAGTCCTTACCCTCGTTGAGCTCCATGTCCGACTTGAGCTCCTCGACGCGGTCGAACAGCTCGTTGGCCTCGGCGTTGAGCTCGTTGCGTTTGTCCTTGTGCTCCTGGACCTGCTCGTTGAGCTCGTCGCGTTTCTCGCGGTGTTCCTGGGCCTCGTCGACCTTCTCTCGCGTCTTCGCGTTGAGATCGTCGCGGCTGGAAGCCCGTTCGGAGGCCATCTGGTTCAGCTCGTTTCGTCGGTCTCGGAGCTGACCGGCCTTCTTGATGAGCTGTCCCTTGGAGTTGTTTTCGAGGTCGTCCTCTGTCAGTTCGATGTTTTTCGATTCGTCTACCATGTGTTAGTCAAACCTCTGTGCCATACCCGCACCGGGGCGGTCGACGGGAGTCGACGACGGTGCTCGCTCAATAACTCGGCGAGCGACCGGCTCCTCCCAATTCGGCGCGCACAGCGTTTGCTCACGATCTGCGAAACCTCGGTGAATAAGATTTCCTGTCATCGATCGTCGAGCGATACGCGCCCCGGTGGCGTTCTGGTGACTACAACTACTGTCGCCGGTAATTTAAATGTACCGGTCACTAAACCCGTGAAAACCGTTAGCAGGGCCCTCATCGGGCCGTGTCGAGCGGTAACACGACCGCCGCCGGAGTTATAAATGGATCCGGCTGCGTGCCGGCGATCTCGCTCGAGAGCGGATCGACCGTCGGCGCTCGGATCCCTGACGGGCGTCCGGTCCGGAGCGATCGACTCGCTCAGAACAGGTCCTCGAGTCGGTCGTCGGCGAACTGTTCGGCTGGGTCCTCGTCCGGTTCGTCGTCCGTCCGGGCCTCGCGAGCGCGTTCCATGAACGCCTCGAGTCGCTCGGAACGTTCGGCACCCCCGAGCAGGACCATTGCGGCGAGTCGGTCGCTCTCGAGCGGGAAGTCGCCGCCGCGAACCTGCATGCTTCCGGTCTCGTCCTCGACCCACCGCCGGGCCCGCTCGACGCCCTTCCGGGGGATCGCATCGAGCTCGCCGGCGACGATCAGCAGGGCGGAGTCGGCCGTCGTCGCGTCCGGCAAACTGGTCCCGGTAAGCAGTGCCTGTCGGGAGACGGTGAGGGCGGTGTTGATGTTCTCCGCGCTGTCCTCGGCTGCGGCCGCGCTGGCGTAGCCGAGCGTCGCGACGCCGCCCGATCGAAGGGTGTTGATAACTTCGCTCGAGTCGACCACGCTTTCTCCGACCCCCTCGACGGCTTCCCCCGAAGCGAGAAGCAGTCCGACTCGCCGGGCGATTTTGCGGTTGATCGTCTCGAACGCACCCTCCACGCTTTCGCCCTGTTCGTGCCAGGCGTCGTTGTCGATCAGCAGGGTCGCGTCGGCCTCCCGCAGGAGCGTCTTCAGCGACCGTCCGGCGTTGGCCTGGTAGAGCGACCCTTCGTTCCGTCCCGGCAGGATTCCGAGCGCGTAAACGGGGACGTCGTACATCCGCTGGAGGCGGTGAACGAGGACCGGTGCGCCCCCGCTTCCGGTGCCGCCGCCGAGTCCCGCGACGACGAAGATGGCCTCGGCGCTCGAGGTGATCCGACCGTCGAGGGCGTCGATCACCTGCCGGCTGTCGGACTGCATGATTTCGGTCCCGAGTTCGTTGTCGGCACCGACGCCGTGGCCGTTCACGCGGTCGGCGCCGATCAACGCGGTGTCGACGAACTCGAGTCCCGCGAGATCGGCCTCCGCGGAGTTGATCGCCAGTGCACCCTGCACGGCACCGAATCCCATCTTCGCATCAAACCGAGCGAGTCGCTCGGTTACCTTTCCACCGGCCTGCCCGACCCCAATCAGGGCAACCTTCATAGCGCCCGTATCTCGTGGCGACTTGTTGAACGTTCCGGTCCGGAAACTGGTCAGCGTCTCGATCAGTCTGTCGAACCGGGAAGATCCTTCGCCAATGGCAATTCACTTGTGGCCGACCGCTGTGGTGTCGCGTATGTTCTACGAACAGCGAATGGCCGTTCCGGAGACGCCGGCCGACCTGCGGGCGGAGTACGAGTCGGATCTCGCGTCAATCGTCGGCCGCCACGGCGTCGAGACGGCCGCCGAGCGAACGAGCGTCGACCGCGAGACGCTCGAGGCGGTGCGCGACGAGGCGTCGCCGGCGCTGTCGCTCGAAGCGGCCGCGGAGATCCAGGCGCTCGAGGAGGACGAACCGGACGCGGAGACGATCGTGACGATGGCCTGCGAGCACCTGCTGCTGGGGATGTCCTCGGCCGTCCTCGACGTCGACTCGGTCGAGAGCTACCTCGAGATCGACCTCGACGCGAAGGAGGTCCAGCAGAAGATCGAACGGCGAGCGCCGATGTCCCTCGAGGAGTACGTCCACGTTCAGCACGTCATCGTCGACCAGATGCCGTAGCGAGGGGAAAGGGTGGAGAGAAACGCGCTCGCAGAAGCGGAGGAGAGCGCGAAACGCGGCGAGAGTGGCGCTAGCCGACGTTACGACGCGAGCGTTACCTGTCCGGTCTGGTCGACCGTAATCCGGTAGCCGGCGTACTCGAACGTGACGGCGCCGACCGATCCACCGGTCGAGCCGGACGAGTGAAACAGCGAGTCGAGCGCCGTCGGATCGATCGCGTTGTACAGCGGTTCGTACTCGTCGGCGAGCTCGAGCTGGTCGACGTCTTCGGCCGACGCAATGGCCGAGACGATCGCTTCACTGAGCGGCTGGTCGGGGTCGGACTGGTACGAAAACGATTCTTGAGAGTTCTGAGAGACGTTCGCCGATTGGGCTGTTGATCTCATATCACTCCATACAGGATCGGCAGGGGAAACGGCACTCATTGGATTGCCAACGATTTAAATGGGGTCGTCGTCCGTCACCGTGTTCCGCAGGAGGTTGGCCTGTCCGCGCCGGAGCCGTGCCGACAGCGCCTGATCCGAGATGTCCAGCTGCCCGGCGATCGAGGAGAGCGTCGCCTCGCGCGGGACGTCGAAGTAGCCCGCCTCGAGCGCGGCCAGCAGGGCCTCTTGCTGTCTGTCGGAAAGGCCGTACTGACCGCTCTCGGGTCCTGGCTCGTGGTAGATCCGCTGCAGTCGAAACGGAACGTCTCGCTCGCGACAGCTCTCGCGGTACGCGAGGAGTGCGTCGCGCGACGGGACGCGAGCGCGGATCTGGGTGTCGCCGGTGACGGCAATCTCGAGGAACGCGATATCGTTCGCCGCGGCCGCGGGATGGGTCAGCCGCTCGGTTCCCCACTCGGTCAGGCTCGCACTGTACAGGCGCTTCTCGGCCATCTTCTCGAGCAGGGTGTGCTCGTCGACGGAGCTGTCGGTCTCGAGGGCCGATTCGACCGCCTCGAAGTTCCGACTGGTCGCCCAGAAGACGAGCTTCGTCGCACCCGTTTCCGACTCGTAGACCTGCTCGATAGAGAGCTGTGAAGCCGCTGCGGCCGCCTCACGCAGGATGGGCGTCGAGAGCTCGAACTCGACGATGAGAGTCATAGTCGGTGTACTCTCCCCAGCGTGTTAGTTCCCCGTCGCGACTCGTCGCCGATCCGAGCGCCCGTCCGAGCGGTGCGATTATGGGGGTTCACCCCCGAGTCGACGTATGCGAGTTGCGATCCTCGGTTGCGGCTACGTCGGCCTCGAGCTCGGCCGGCAGCTCACGGAACGCGGTCACGACGCGATCGGCGTCCGCCGATCCGACGATGGTATCGCACGGATCGACGACGCGGGTTTCGACGCCGTTCGGGCCGACATCACCGACGCGGCGGCGCTCGAGGCCGTGCCGTCGGTCGACGCTCTCGTCTTCGCCGCCAGCAGCGGCGGCAGGGGGGCGGACGTCGCGCGTGCGATCTACGTCGAGGGACTTCGAACGGCGATCGAGGCGTTCGGCGAACGCGACGAGCCGCCCCGGCGGTTAGTCTACACCTCCTCGACGAGCGTTCACGGCGATCACGACGGCGACCGGGTCGACGAGGAAACGCCGATCGAACCCACCACCGAGAAGACCGAGGTGCTCGCGGAGGCCGAGCGGATCGCCCTCGAGCACCCGCCCGAGTACGGGTTCGCCGGTACCGTGGCGCGCTACGCCGGGCTGTACGGCCCCGAGCGCTACCGGCTCGAGCGCTACCTCGAGGGACCGGTCACGGAGGGCTACCTGAACATGGTCCACCGGGACGACGCCGCGGGCGCTGTTCGGTTCCTCCTCGAGGAAGACCTCGCTCGGGACGAAGTCGTCCAGGTGGTCGACGACGAACCGGTCTCGAAGTGGGCCTTCGCCGACTGGCTCGCCGACGAAGCGGGGGTCGAGCAGCCGCCGAAACGAACGAAAGCCGAGCGCCTCGAGGACGGCGAGCTCTCGGAGGCCGCTCGACGCCGAATCCTGACGAGCAAGCGGTGCTCGAACGAGCGGCTGCGCGACCTCGGCTACGAGTTCGCCTATCCGACCTTTCGCGAGGGGTATCGGGACGCGATCGCCGCCTCCGACCGGATATAGGGGCCAACTACGTGAAATAAACTGACAGGAAACTTCTTGGGTATCCAATCTGATGGTGTGATATGCGATACCGGGGAGGCGGGGCTGGGGAGACCACGCTAGCCGTCGAAACCTCCGTGGAGACGGTCCGCTCCCTCGAGCCACTCGTCCTCTCGTTGCTCGTCGTGACCGTCGTCGCGCTCCTGCTCGGAGGCTGGTGGCTCGTACGGTGGCTTCGCCGACCGCCGGGGTCGCGACTGCAACGCCTCCTCGGCGGGCACGACGAAGTAGCCGTGTTGATGCATCCGAACCCCGATCCGGACGCGATGGCGTGTGCGATGGGCGTCGCCGAGATCGCGTCGTCGGTCGAGACCGACGCGACGCTGCAGTTTCCGGGCGAGATCCGCCACCAGGAGAATCGCGCGTTCCGGACCGTTCTCGGCCTCGACCTCGAGCGCATCGAGGCGACGTCGGAACTGGCCGCGGACGCGATCGTCCTCGTGGATCACAACACGGCGCGGGGCTTCACCGGCGCGCAACTCGTCGAACCGATCGCAGTCGTCGACCACCATCCCGGAAACGGGACCGGAACGGAGTTTACGGACGTCCGTACCGACTACGGGGCGGCCTCGACGATCGTCGTCGAGTACTTCGAGGAACTCGGCGTGACGGCCGACTCGACCGGGGACGGGGAGGATCCGGAGCTCTCTTCGGATCTCGCGACGGGACTGCTCTACGGGATCCTGTCGGACACGAACCACCTGACGAACGGCTGCTCACAGGCCGAGTTCGACGCCTGTGCGACCCTCTACGACGGCGTCGACGAGGATCTGCTCGATCGGATTGCCAACCCGCAGGTCAGCGACGACGTCCTGCAGATCAAAGCGTACGCGATTACGGAGCGGCGTATCGAGGGTCCCTTCGCCGTCTGCGACGTCGGGACCATCGCGAACGTCGACGCGATTCCCCAGGCCGCGGACGAACTGATGCACCTCGAGGGGGTCACGGCGGTCGTCGTCTACGGCGAGTACGACGGGACGCTTCATCTGTCGGGCCGGTCCCGCGACGACCGCGTTCACATGGGCGAGACGCTTCGCCACGCGGTCAGCGATATCCCGATGGCCAACGCGGGTGGCCACGCCCGAATGGGCGGGGGTCAGGTGTCGGTCGATCACATGGAGGGGATCGGTCCCTCCGACGGGATCGACAGGGCAGCGTTCGAGGATCGCCTCTTTTCGGCGATGGCCGGCAACCGATAACGACCGCCCACTCGAGGGTCGATCTCGCTCACCGGTGCGTCCGAACGAACGAGGTCAGCGCCGAGCGATCTCCCGTCTCCCCGGTCGCGACGAAGTGTGAGGCCAGGCGTTGCCGAGCGCGAGCGCGTCGTCCCACGGCCACTTGCGAGCGAGCGCACACGCGAGTCCACCCGAGAACCGATCGCCCGCACCGATCGCGAGCTGTGGATCGTCGACCTCGAGCGTTTCCACTCGAGTCGTTCCCGCTCTCGTCGCCGCAATCGCCTCGTCGGCGCCGTGGAAGACGACCGCGGTGATCTCGAGCGCCGATCGCAACGCCGAGAGCGTGGCGGTCGGATCGGCGCCGGAGACGCCGACGACTTCGGCGGCCGATTCGTACTCGCTTCGACTCACGCTCAACGCGACCTCGAGCGAGTCGTCCGCCGCGGCGAGTGCGTCGAACAGGTCCGTGATCGCCGCGCGCTCCGCCAGTCCGATCGCTCCGGGGTCGAGAACGAGGGGACAGTCGACGGAACGCGTTGCGAGACGTTCGAAGACCTCGGTGAGGCCGCGAAAGGAGACCCAGTTTCCGCAGCAGAGCGCGTCCGCGTCGGCGAGTTCCGTCCAGTCGATGACGGACAGGAGGTCGTCTACTCCCCACTCCGCGAATCGCTCCGTTCGCTCCGGAAACAGGCACTCCTCGCCGTCGAACGCGAGGACGCGGATCGTCGTCGGCGTCCCCATCGAGTGGGTCTCGAACGGCAGATCGGCGAGGACGGAGTGATCCAGGTGACCAGCGAGCGCCGCGTCGTCACCGAGCGCGTCGACCTGGATCGACGCGTTGACAGCCTGCCCGCCGGGGCGGACCTCGAGGCGCTCGAGCGGGAACGTCTCGCCGTCATCGAGCAGGTGGCGACCGAGTTCGGCCCTGGAGTCGAGGGGGTCGCCCTCGACACCCGTGACGCGATAGCAGTGGTCCACGCTGCCGTCGGGTAGCGAGACGATTCGCTTTCGCTCCGCGGCGAACTCGCTCTCGAGTCGTTCGGCGAGGGCGTCGCTCACGTCTCGTACTGCGGGCGATGGCGACAAAATACTGGCCACTGCGCTTCGGCCGCCGTCGGTCTCGACCGAGTGTGGTTTCCGCCGGGTGCGGTTTTCGTCGTCTGCGAACCGTCGTCTCGAAAGTCCCTAGCGGATTTCCTTCCACTCCGCGGTGCAGTCGGGACAGATCCGCACCGTTTTGATCTGATCCGGGTCGTTCTCAGTTTTCAGCGGTTTCTCACACTGGCCGCAGACGAGTCGATCGTAGGTGTCCTTCTCGAGTTCACCGTCGCGAAGTGCCTTCCGGACTGATTTCATGTTCGCCCCCTACGAAGGAGGGGGTGAAAAAGACCGGTGCTTTTTCTGGTAATACCGCGATTAGTGACTGTTCTCGATTCGAAAATTCGAACGAGCACCTCTCCCGGTCGGTACACGGGCGTCACGGCGACGGAGCGTCGAGAAGTATCCAGCCGTGCGGTGATATTCGAATCGCTGCGTCCGATTCGTCGTCCTCGTCGGCTCGCTCGCCACGATCGCACTGAACGCAGTCGGACGCCCGCCGACCGGCGCGAACGGCTGACCCGTCCGTTCGGTTCGCCGGAGTCGTGGCCGTTTTACCGGTTCGCTCGAACAGTGTACCGATGGAGTACGTCCAGGAGCGAATCGCGACGCTCCACGATCTCGGCGGCACAGCGGCTCCCGGTGGCCTCGAGCGCAACCCTGTCGCCGAGACGGCCGTGGTCGTTCCGATGACCGGTCGGGAACTCGAGAGCCCGGCCGCCGCGCGCGTGCTCTCGGAACTCGAGGCGCTCGAGCCGGCCGCCGTGTTCGTTCCCGTACGCGCTTCGCCCGGCCGTATCGAGCCGTTCCGCGAGTGGCTCGAGTCGTTCGCGCTGCCGATCCGTCCGCTCTGGTGTAACGCGCCCGACCTCGAGGCGCTGCTGGTCGACGCCGGACTCGCCGGGCGGACTGGAAAGGGCCACGACGTCTGGCTCGCGCTCGGCCCCGCGGCCGAGACCGCGAAGTACGTCGTGGTTCACGACGCCGACGCTCGAAGTTACGAGGCCGACCACGTTCGCCGGCTGCTCGCGCCCCTGACGATGGAGTTCGCCTTCTCGAAGGGGTACTACGCGCGCGTCGAGCAGGGACAGCTCTACGGCCGACTGTTCCGGCTGTTCTACGCGCCGTTGCTCCGAACGCTCTCGGCGAGTCACGACGCACCCGTTCTCGAGTACTTCGGCGCGTTTCGGTACGCGCTGGCCGGGGAGTTCGCGATGCGGGCCGAACTCGCCGAGCGACTCCGGCCGCCGCGAGCGTGGGGGCTCGAGGTGGGAACGCTGGGCGACGCCTTCGACTACGCCGGCTTCGCGGAAACCGCGCAGGTCGACCTCGGCCGCCACGAGCACGACCACCGCGCCGTCGCGGGCGAGGCGGGTCTCGAGGGGATGAGCCGCGAGGTGGCGGCCGAGCTGTTGCGCGTCCTGGAGGAGCACGGCGTCGCCCCCGACTACGAGAGCCTGCCGGCCCGATACCGCACCACGGGTCGAGAGCTGATCGAGCAGTACCGGGCGGACGCGGCGTTCAACGGACTCGCGTACGACCCAGCCGGGGAGCGCGACCAGCTCGAGCGCTACGCCGGCTCGATCGCTCCGCCGGGTCCCGACCGTCGGCTCCCGCGCTGGACGAACGCACCGATCACATCGCGGGCGG
This DNA window, taken from Natronococcus sp. CG52, encodes the following:
- a CDS encoding coiled-coil protein; the protein is MVDESKNIELTEDDLENNSKGQLIKKAGQLRDRRNELNQMASERASSRDDLNAKTREKVDEAQEHREKRDELNEQVQEHKDKRNELNAEANELFDRVEELKSDMELNEGKDLEELEEEIEQLEFKQQTEVLSSEEEKELIEKIESKREEYEERKGKLEQNEDLEELVEEAEEVRSEASQHHQKVTELADKAQEHHNQMIEAYREADDIRDEADEMHEKFVEAQEAADRHHEDFVRVQKRLRELDKQEEEQRKSQRDKKKEEAKEEAEEIYQKFKEGETLDTEDLMKLQKTGLL
- a CDS encoding HVO_0758 family zinc finger protein, with amino-acid sequence MKSVRKALRDGELEKDTYDRLVCGQCEKPLKTENDPDQIKTVRICPDCTAEWKEIR
- a CDS encoding SDR family oxidoreductase, whose translation is MRVAILGCGYVGLELGRQLTERGHDAIGVRRSDDGIARIDDAGFDAVRADITDAAALEAVPSVDALVFAASSGGRGADVARAIYVEGLRTAIEAFGERDEPPRRLVYTSSTSVHGDHDGDRVDEETPIEPTTEKTEVLAEAERIALEHPPEYGFAGTVARYAGLYGPERYRLERYLEGPVTEGYLNMVHRDDAAGAVRFLLEEDLARDEVVQVVDDEPVSKWAFADWLADEAGVEQPPKRTKAERLEDGELSEAARRRILTSKRCSNERLRDLGYEFAYPTFREGYRDAIAASDRI
- a CDS encoding DUF5791 family protein is translated as MFYEQRMAVPETPADLRAEYESDLASIVGRHGVETAAERTSVDRETLEAVRDEASPALSLEAAAEIQALEEDEPDAETIVTMACEHLLLGMSSAVLDVDSVESYLEIDLDAKEVQQKIERRAPMSLEEYVHVQHVIVDQMP
- a CDS encoding helix-turn-helix domain-containing protein translates to MTLIVEFELSTPILREAAAAASQLSIEQVYESETGATKLVFWATSRNFEAVESALETDSSVDEHTLLEKMAEKRLYSASLTEWGTERLTHPAAAANDIAFLEIAVTGDTQIRARVPSRDALLAYRESCRERDVPFRLQRIYHEPGPESGQYGLSDRQQEALLAALEAGYFDVPREATLSSIAGQLDISDQALSARLRRGQANLLRNTVTDDDPI
- a CDS encoding carbohydrate kinase family protein; translation: MSDALAERLESEFAAERKRIVSLPDGSVDHCYRVTGVEGDPLDSRAELGRHLLDDGETFPLERLEVRPGGQAVNASIQVDALGDDAALAGHLDHSVLADLPFETHSMGTPTTIRVLAFDGEECLFPERTERFAEWGVDDLLSVIDWTELADADALCCGNWVSFRGLTEVFERLATRSVDCPLVLDPGAIGLAERAAITDLFDALAAADDSLEVALSVSRSEYESAAEVVGVSGADPTATLSALRSALEITAVVFHGADEAIAATRAGTTRVETLEVDDPQLAIGAGDRFSGGLACALARKWPWDDALALGNAWPHTSSRPGRREIARR
- a CDS encoding DHH family phosphoesterase is translated as MRYRGGGAGETTLAVETSVETVRSLEPLVLSLLVVTVVALLLGGWWLVRWLRRPPGSRLQRLLGGHDEVAVLMHPNPDPDAMACAMGVAEIASSVETDATLQFPGEIRHQENRAFRTVLGLDLERIEATSELAADAIVLVDHNTARGFTGAQLVEPIAVVDHHPGNGTGTEFTDVRTDYGAASTIVVEYFEELGVTADSTGDGEDPELSSDLATGLLYGILSDTNHLTNGCSQAEFDACATLYDGVDEDLLDRIANPQVSDDVLQIKAYAITERRIEGPFAVCDVGTIANVDAIPQAADELMHLEGVTAVVVYGEYDGTLHLSGRSRDDRVHMGETLRHAVSDIPMANAGGHARMGGGQVSVDHMEGIGPSDGIDRAAFEDRLFSAMAGNR
- a CDS encoding tubulin/FtsZ family protein, whose product is MKVALIGVGQAGGKVTERLARFDAKMGFGAVQGALAINSAEADLAGLEFVDTALIGADRVNGHGVGADNELGTEIMQSDSRQVIDALDGRITSSAEAIFVVAGLGGGTGSGGAPVLVHRLQRMYDVPVYALGILPGRNEGSLYQANAGRSLKTLLREADATLLIDNDAWHEQGESVEGAFETINRKIARRVGLLLASGEAVEGVGESVVDSSEVINTLRSGGVATLGYASAAAAEDSAENINTALTVSRQALLTGTSLPDATTADSALLIVAGELDAIPRKGVERARRWVEDETGSMQVRGGDFPLESDRLAAMVLLGGAERSERLEAFMERAREARTDDEPDEDPAEQFADDRLEDLF
- a CDS encoding glycosyltransferase family protein, producing MEYVQERIATLHDLGGTAAPGGLERNPVAETAVVVPMTGRELESPAAARVLSELEALEPAAVFVPVRASPGRIEPFREWLESFALPIRPLWCNAPDLEALLVDAGLAGRTGKGHDVWLALGPAAETAKYVVVHDADARSYEADHVRRLLAPLTMEFAFSKGYYARVEQGQLYGRLFRLFYAPLLRTLSASHDAPVLEYFGAFRYALAGEFAMRAELAERLRPPRAWGLEVGTLGDAFDYAGFAETAQVDLGRHEHDHRAVAGEAGLEGMSREVAAELLRVLEEHGVAPDYESLPARYRTTGRELIEQYRADAAFNGLAYDPAGERDQLERYAGSIAPPGPDRRLPRWTNAPITSRAVVEAARPRLERPVDSTSDD
- a CDS encoding HalOD1 output domain-containing protein, with the translated sequence MRSTAQSANVSQNSQESFSYQSDPDQPLSEAIVSAIASAEDVDQLELADEYEPLYNAIDPTALDSLFHSSGSTGGSVGAVTFEYAGYRITVDQTGQVTLAS